In Eublepharis macularius isolate TG4126 chromosome 4, MPM_Emac_v1.0, whole genome shotgun sequence, the following are encoded in one genomic region:
- the APOH gene encoding beta-2-glycoprotein 1 isoform X1: MFRVLLVLWIVSLTHTVLAQWVCPSPPEIPLATVDRSKEEYSPGEEITYRCNSGYVPQTGARSYTCPSTGRWPIITLRCTPRKCYYPGPLKNGNIHGVDFSYQNAISFSCEPGYILHGTNTSHCLANGQWSKKLPECRPVMCPSPPISEFGALSYRRLKPGNISFFQDEIKFECLLPLALIGPEKARCLATGIWSKIPECRKVECPYPPEIENGFLNFALRRTYQYKDSVSYGCNPTYVLDGPSESTCEETGNWSLIPTCKAPCKMPVQRATVLYNQQRVKVQDHLKGGIQHAETIWFFCKNKDQHCSYTVPSQCIDGSLTAPACFKERGWLASLIKTDVADMTPCEN; encoded by the exons ATGTTTCGCGTCCTGCTTGTCTTATGGATAGTTTCTCTAACCCACACAGTTCTTGCACAATGGG TCTGTCCCAGCCCACCTGAAATACCATTGGCGACTGTTGACAGAAGCAAGGAAGAATACAGTCCGGGAGAGGAGATTACATACAGGTGTAATTCTGGATATGTTCCTCAGACAGGCGCAAGGAGTTATACATGCCCTTCGACTGGTAGATGGCCTATTATTACACTGAGATGCACAC CAAGGAAATGTTATTACCCGGGACCTTTGAAAAATGGAAACATACACGGTGTAGACTTCAGCTATCAGAATGCTATAAGCTTTTCATGTGAACCTGG GTATATTCTTCATGGAACTAATACCAGCCATTGCCTGGCCAATGGACAGTGGAGTAAAAAGCTACCTGAATGCCGAC CTGTGATGTGTCCTTCACCTCCCATTTCTGAATTTGGAGCTCTTTCTTACCGTAGACTTAAGCCTGGAAACATATCTTTCTTTCAAGATGAGATCAAGTTTGAATGTTTATTGCCTTTGGCGTTAATTGGGCCTGAAAAGGCTAGGTGTCTGGCTACTGGAATCTGGAGTAAGATACCAGAGTGCAGAA AAGTTGAATGTCCATATCCACCAGAAATAGAAAATGGATTCCTAAACTTTGCTCTTCGCAGAACTTATCAGTATAAAGACAGTGTGAGCTACGGCTGCAATCCTACTTACGTGCTGGATGGACCTTCAGAGTCTACGTGTGAAGAAACAGGAAACTGGTCATTGATACCAACTTGCAAAG CACCATGTAAAATGCCAGTTCAACGAGCTACAGTGTTATATAATCAGCAGAGGGTAAAAGTGCAAGACCACCTCAAAGGAGGAATACAGCATGCCGAGACCATCTGGTTCTTCTGCAAAAATAAAGACCAGCACTGCAGCTATACGGTACCCTCTCAGTGCATAGATGGCAGTCTCACAGCCCCTGCCTGTTTTAAAG AACGTGGGTGGCTAGCAAGTTTAATAAAGACAGATGTCGCAGACATGACACCGTGCGAGAACTGA
- the APOH gene encoding beta-2-glycoprotein 1 isoform X2, with translation MFRVLLVLWIVSLTHTVLAQWVCPSPPEIPLATVDRSKEEYSPGEEITYRCNSGYVPQTGARSYTCPSTGRWPIITLRCTPVMCPSPPISEFGALSYRRLKPGNISFFQDEIKFECLLPLALIGPEKARCLATGIWSKIPECRKVECPYPPEIENGFLNFALRRTYQYKDSVSYGCNPTYVLDGPSESTCEETGNWSLIPTCKAPCKMPVQRATVLYNQQRVKVQDHLKGGIQHAETIWFFCKNKDQHCSYTVPSQCIDGSLTAPACFKERGWLASLIKTDVADMTPCEN, from the exons ATGTTTCGCGTCCTGCTTGTCTTATGGATAGTTTCTCTAACCCACACAGTTCTTGCACAATGGG TCTGTCCCAGCCCACCTGAAATACCATTGGCGACTGTTGACAGAAGCAAGGAAGAATACAGTCCGGGAGAGGAGATTACATACAGGTGTAATTCTGGATATGTTCCTCAGACAGGCGCAAGGAGTTATACATGCCCTTCGACTGGTAGATGGCCTATTATTACACTGAGATGCACAC CTGTGATGTGTCCTTCACCTCCCATTTCTGAATTTGGAGCTCTTTCTTACCGTAGACTTAAGCCTGGAAACATATCTTTCTTTCAAGATGAGATCAAGTTTGAATGTTTATTGCCTTTGGCGTTAATTGGGCCTGAAAAGGCTAGGTGTCTGGCTACTGGAATCTGGAGTAAGATACCAGAGTGCAGAA AAGTTGAATGTCCATATCCACCAGAAATAGAAAATGGATTCCTAAACTTTGCTCTTCGCAGAACTTATCAGTATAAAGACAGTGTGAGCTACGGCTGCAATCCTACTTACGTGCTGGATGGACCTTCAGAGTCTACGTGTGAAGAAACAGGAAACTGGTCATTGATACCAACTTGCAAAG CACCATGTAAAATGCCAGTTCAACGAGCTACAGTGTTATATAATCAGCAGAGGGTAAAAGTGCAAGACCACCTCAAAGGAGGAATACAGCATGCCGAGACCATCTGGTTCTTCTGCAAAAATAAAGACCAGCACTGCAGCTATACGGTACCCTCTCAGTGCATAGATGGCAGTCTCACAGCCCCTGCCTGTTTTAAAG AACGTGGGTGGCTAGCAAGTTTAATAAAGACAGATGTCGCAGACATGACACCGTGCGAGAACTGA